In Francisella hispaniensis FSC454, a genomic segment contains:
- a CDS encoding peptide MFS transporter, translating into MFKDLKSKQSFTIAAITFWGQFATYSFNAILILYLTRSVLDYGIGFSESHAYSFQGIYKAMNYAIIMFGGYIADRYLGLRRSIFWGSLLLAFAYLAVFLSGFVVHLSDEFFIFAFALVPVCGSLQLGTASAMVSKIYSDNPVHAKSGMTMFYISVNLGSLFAYIVAPSLTNYKFGALAVLSIVFIGKLLAITNFSYRYKIYDNVIDDIDKKPMTSIAKKVVLWYLVIVYIFTVICYHYPDYANIVVAGISMFCLLLFLLRTIFFLDGDVRLKQVVGLILIIVAVVFFVIYNQMGSTLVMAAKNNSDLLMFGFKVNAASYQIVNPILIISGGMLLMRIYPMFPRFYIPYQFAVGVLLAAAGLFIMYYGFSIDNNGIVSGNYITLSYVLISISELFVSAIGLSMIGIYCDSKTIGFAMGAWYISSSMANSITGLFNQVVALPKDGISALESANMYKTYFFDTSLSVMLIGILVLVLAYFLIRFMKIRNIDFV; encoded by the coding sequence ATGTTTAAAGATCTAAAATCAAAACAAAGTTTTACAATCGCAGCAATTACATTTTGGGGGCAATTTGCAACTTATAGTTTCAATGCTATTTTAATCTTATACTTGACGAGATCTGTATTAGATTATGGTATTGGCTTTTCAGAAAGTCATGCTTATTCATTTCAAGGCATTTATAAGGCAATGAATTACGCAATTATCATGTTTGGAGGATATATAGCTGATAGATATTTAGGTTTAAGAAGATCTATATTTTGGGGAAGTCTGCTATTAGCTTTTGCATATTTGGCTGTATTTTTAAGTGGTTTTGTGGTCCATCTTAGTGATGAATTTTTTATTTTTGCATTTGCTTTAGTTCCTGTATGTGGATCTTTACAGCTAGGAACAGCATCTGCAATGGTATCAAAAATATATAGCGATAATCCTGTACATGCAAAAAGTGGTATGACAATGTTTTATATATCTGTTAATCTAGGTAGTCTATTTGCATATATAGTAGCTCCTTCATTAACCAATTATAAATTTGGTGCACTAGCAGTATTAAGTATAGTTTTTATTGGGAAATTATTAGCAATAACAAATTTTTCGTATAGATATAAAATTTATGATAATGTTATTGATGACATTGATAAAAAGCCAATGACAAGCATAGCTAAAAAAGTTGTGTTATGGTATTTGGTTATAGTATATATATTTACAGTTATTTGCTATCACTATCCAGACTATGCAAATATAGTTGTGGCCGGTATTAGTATGTTTTGTTTGTTATTATTTTTATTAAGAACAATATTTTTCTTAGATGGTGATGTACGTTTGAAGCAGGTGGTAGGGCTGATACTGATAATTGTAGCTGTAGTATTTTTTGTCATTTATAATCAAATGGGATCAACTCTTGTAATGGCAGCAAAGAACAACTCAGATCTTTTAATGTTTGGTTTTAAAGTTAATGCTGCGAGTTATCAGATAGTTAATCCAATTTTGATAATATCTGGTGGTATGCTTTTAATGAGGATATATCCAATGTTTCCAAGATTTTATATACCATATCAATTCGCTGTAGGAGTATTATTAGCAGCTGCAGGTTTATTCATAATGTATTATGGCTTCTCTATAGACAATAATGGTATTGTAAGTGGTAACTACATTACATTATCATATGTCCTAATTTCTATTTCAGAGTTATTTGTAAGTGCTATTGGACTTAGTATGATTGGCATATACTGTGATAGTAAAACTATTGGTTTTGCAATGGGAGCTTGGTATATATCCTCTTCTATGGCAAATTCTATAACAGGTCTGTTTAATCAAGTGGTTGCTCTTCCAAAAGATGGAATTAGTGCTTTAGAAAGCGCTAATATGTATAAAACTTATTTCTTTGATACTAGTTTAAGTGTTATGTTAATCGGAATTTTAGTACTAGTTTTAGCATACTTCTTAATAAGATTTATGAAAATAAGAAATATAGATTTTGTATAA
- a CDS encoding ferritin translates to MISKRLLDALNDQFNYELESANIYLAMAGYTADLGLGGFTNWFMAQYEEELFHAKKIMKFINDKNGRIEVKSVAAPQNKFNSLLEVFEATLVHEQEVSTRFYNLMNIALEEKEHSTKSFLQWFIDEQVEEEATVGDMINKIKLVKDSGLYLLDQEAAKRNFNAPSL, encoded by the coding sequence ATGATATCAAAAAGATTATTAGATGCTTTAAATGACCAGTTTAACTATGAGTTAGAATCAGCAAATATTTATTTAGCTATGGCTGGTTACACTGCAGATCTTGGTCTTGGCGGCTTTACTAATTGGTTTATGGCGCAGTATGAAGAAGAACTTTTTCATGCAAAAAAAATCATGAAGTTCATCAATGATAAAAATGGTCGTATCGAAGTCAAATCTGTTGCAGCACCGCAAAATAAATTTAATTCATTACTTGAAGTTTTTGAAGCGACTCTTGTACACGAACAAGAAGTCTCTACTAGATTTTATAACTTAATGAATATAGCTTTAGAAGAGAAAGAGCACTCTACTAAGAGTTTTCTTCAGTGGTTTATCGATGAACAAGTGGAAGAAGAAGCAACTGTTGGCGATATGATTAATAAAATCAAACTTGTCAAAGACAGTGGTTTATATCTACTAGATCAAGAAGCTGCTAAAAGAAACTTTAATGCTCCTAGTCTATAA
- the lipA gene encoding lipoyl synthase: protein MKEISNIKVKVESGTKYTTDHGFHAVKDGIRNKKENTVHVRKPDWLKVQKQDSREYLKVKSITKKHKLSTVCEEARCPNINECWSHGTATIMLMGSVCTRACKFCSVDTGNPKGWLDKDEPINAAQSVKLMGLEYVVLTSVDRDDLEDGGAGHYAATITAIKNLNQNIKVEALTPDFAGINENIDKIINTKVDVIAQNIETVERLTHPVRDPRAGYWQTLNLLKYVKQKSPNVLTKTSIMVGLGETDEEIYKTMDDARSVGVDIITLGQYMQPTKHHLSVERFVTPQQFEEYRKVGLEKGFLEVASGPMVRSSYRADRVFKRNNLDL, encoded by the coding sequence ATGAAAGAAATATCTAATATAAAAGTTAAAGTTGAAAGTGGTACTAAATATACTACGGATCATGGTTTTCATGCTGTCAAAGATGGTATTAGAAATAAGAAAGAGAATACTGTGCATGTGCGTAAACCAGATTGGTTGAAAGTGCAAAAACAAGATTCTAGAGAATATCTAAAAGTTAAATCTATAACAAAAAAACATAAACTTTCAACTGTTTGTGAAGAAGCAAGATGTCCAAATATTAATGAGTGTTGGTCCCATGGTACAGCAACAATTATGCTAATGGGAAGTGTATGTACTAGAGCTTGTAAGTTTTGTTCTGTAGATACAGGTAATCCAAAAGGTTGGTTAGATAAAGACGAGCCTATAAATGCTGCACAAAGTGTTAAGCTTATGGGACTTGAGTATGTCGTATTAACATCTGTAGATCGTGATGATTTAGAAGATGGCGGTGCTGGGCATTATGCAGCAACTATTACAGCTATCAAAAATCTTAATCAGAATATTAAAGTAGAAGCATTAACTCCAGATTTTGCTGGTATTAACGAAAATATTGATAAAATCATAAATACAAAAGTAGATGTAATTGCACAAAATATCGAAACTGTAGAGCGTTTGACTCATCCAGTACGCGATCCACGTGCAGGATATTGGCAAACATTAAATTTATTAAAATATGTTAAACAAAAATCACCAAATGTGCTTACTAAAACTAGTATTATGGTAGGTCTAGGTGAGACTGATGAAGAAATTTACAAAACTATGGATGACGCGCGAAGTGTAGGCGTTGATATAATCACGCTAGGGCAATATATGCAACCGACAAAGCATCATTTGAGTGTTGAGAGATTTGTGACTCCACAGCAATTTGAAGAGTATCGCAAAGTTGGTCTTGAAAAAGGTTTCTTAGAAGTAGCATCAGGACCTATGGTAAGATCAAGCTATAGAGCAGATAGAGTTTTCAAAAGAAATAATTTAGATTTGTAA
- the elbB gene encoding isoprenoid biosynthesis glyoxalase ElbB, with amino-acid sequence MAKVAVVLSGCGYLDGSEIYETVLTILALEKQGVEWQGVALNRDQKQVINHLHQSVDSKASARNILEESARITRGNVIDIADADSDDYDAIIFPGGFGAAKNIMDFAFVGDDSYQMDEEVLKFARAFYLADKPAGYICIAPLMIPLVYPEGTKATVGTDENTTAILAKKGAEAIIMDATDICVDESVKVISTPAYMCARNILEAAQGIEKLVEKVVSYI; translated from the coding sequence ATGGCAAAAGTAGCGGTAGTATTATCTGGATGTGGTTATCTTGATGGTTCAGAAATATACGAAACTGTATTGACAATATTAGCATTAGAAAAACAAGGAGTAGAATGGCAAGGTGTCGCGCTAAATAGAGATCAAAAGCAGGTGATTAATCATTTGCACCAATCTGTAGATAGCAAAGCCTCAGCGCGTAATATTCTTGAAGAGTCAGCACGAATTACTCGGGGTAATGTCATTGATATAGCAGATGCAGATAGTGATGATTATGATGCGATAATCTTTCCAGGTGGTTTTGGAGCAGCTAAAAATATTATGGATTTTGCTTTTGTTGGTGATGATAGTTATCAAATGGATGAAGAAGTTTTAAAATTTGCACGAGCTTTTTATCTAGCTGATAAGCCTGCTGGTTATATATGTATAGCACCGTTGATGATACCACTGGTATATCCAGAGGGCACAAAAGCTACTGTTGGTACAGATGAAAATACCACGGCTATACTAGCAAAAAAAGGCGCTGAAGCTATAATTATGGATGCTACAGATATTTGTGTTGATGAGAGTGTCAAAGTTATATCAACACCAGCATATATGTGTGCAAGAAATATCTTAGAGGCAGCTCAAGGAATTGAAAAATTAGTAGAAAAAGTAGTTAGTTATATTTAG
- a CDS encoding MFS transporter has protein sequence MGTKYYIRACTVWLIGATFFFYEFFLRVLPNSLHQDIVNSFHATAFSFSLFGGAFYLCYSLLQVPVGFLFDKYGIKKSLFFATITCALGALLFSLTSSLYVAIFARCLMGIGAAFGFLGLLIISTQWFPMKYMGILSGSTQILGTLGPILAGGPLLFFVNYLDSWRLVILISAILGIFLAVLILIFVKEGTKAAETLSKQEVNSEIKSNLLNKKLITIYFYAFFIYCSIPTLGAVWGVSLLQTKGLSITQASYSVAFLWLGLGIGSPFFGLMYDKFKDRINMLFVVSLLGFICVCALLFLHLNQIMSMTLLFLIGCSAAGQTLSFTVIANYRGQKPKSIFFGINNTVVMFSGFIVPIIVGVLVNSFNLDISLALSILPIAFLAALIVSLKLSRIQRG, from the coding sequence ATGGGCACAAAGTATTATATTCGAGCTTGTACAGTATGGCTTATCGGCGCTACATTTTTCTTTTATGAATTTTTTTTAAGAGTGTTGCCAAATTCACTCCATCAAGATATAGTTAATAGTTTTCATGCGACAGCTTTTAGCTTTTCATTATTTGGTGGAGCTTTTTACCTGTGTTATTCATTATTACAAGTGCCAGTAGGATTTTTATTTGATAAATATGGTATAAAAAAATCACTATTTTTTGCTACTATCACTTGCGCGTTAGGAGCATTGCTTTTTTCGTTAACATCTAGCTTATATGTGGCTATTTTTGCAAGATGTTTGATGGGAATTGGTGCTGCGTTTGGTTTCTTAGGTTTATTAATAATATCAACACAATGGTTCCCGATGAAATATATGGGTATTTTATCTGGATCTACGCAAATATTAGGAACTTTAGGTCCTATTTTAGCTGGTGGACCATTACTATTTTTTGTAAATTATTTAGATAGTTGGAGATTAGTAATATTAATATCAGCTATTTTAGGAATTTTTTTAGCAGTATTAATTTTGATTTTTGTTAAAGAGGGTACTAAAGCTGCAGAAACTTTGAGCAAGCAAGAAGTAAATAGTGAGATAAAAAGTAATCTTTTAAATAAAAAATTAATTACTATATATTTCTACGCTTTCTTTATTTATTGTTCGATACCTACATTAGGAGCTGTTTGGGGAGTTAGCTTATTGCAAACTAAAGGACTTAGTATTACTCAAGCTTCTTATTCGGTGGCTTTTTTATGGTTAGGTCTTGGTATTGGAAGTCCTTTTTTTGGTCTAATGTATGATAAGTTTAAAGATAGAATAAATATGTTATTTGTAGTTTCTTTATTAGGATTTATTTGCGTTTGTGCTTTATTATTTTTACATTTAAATCAAATAATGAGTATGACTTTACTATTCTTGATTGGTTGTTCTGCTGCTGGTCAGACACTTTCATTTACTGTGATAGCAAACTATAGAGGACAAAAGCCTAAATCAATATTTTTTGGTATAAATAACACTGTAGTGATGTTCTCAGGGTTTATTGTGCCAATTATTGTTGGAGTTTTAGTTAATAGTTTTAATTTAGATATTTCGCTAGCTCTTTCGATTCTGCCTATCGCTTTTTTAGCAGCACTTATAGTAAGCTTAAAATTATCAAGAATTCAAAGAGGCTAA
- the ruvA gene encoding Holliday junction branch migration protein RuvA, which produces MISFIKGVLIEKDPTALLIDVNGIGYEVFVPMTTFYTLGDIDSQISLYTHFVVREDAQQLYGFKSKVDKKVFQELIKVNGIGARTAIAILSGMDSKTLLHCIENKDYALLATVPGIGKKTAERLVVEIYDKLLKMANEIYAQSSGTTVASLDSQAPQVPTPTVIATSIFNESVDALLALGYKQKDAEKMARSAMGDATTAAEVIRKALQGSIRSKR; this is translated from the coding sequence ATGATAAGTTTTATAAAAGGAGTATTGATAGAGAAAGATCCAACCGCTTTACTTATTGATGTAAATGGTATTGGTTATGAAGTTTTTGTACCGATGACAACATTTTATACATTAGGTGATATTGATAGCCAGATTAGCCTCTATACACATTTTGTAGTTCGCGAAGATGCTCAGCAGCTCTATGGCTTTAAATCAAAAGTTGATAAGAAAGTTTTTCAAGAATTAATTAAAGTTAATGGTATAGGAGCTAGAACAGCTATTGCTATTTTATCTGGAATGGATTCAAAAACGCTATTACATTGTATTGAAAATAAAGATTATGCCTTACTCGCTACAGTACCAGGTATTGGTAAGAAAACGGCAGAGCGCCTAGTTGTAGAAATTTACGATAAGTTATTAAAAATGGCCAATGAGATTTATGCTCAATCTTCAGGTACTACAGTAGCTAGCCTAGACTCACAAGCACCACAAGTACCAACACCTACAGTGATAGCAACTTCAATATTTAACGAATCGGTTGATGCATTATTGGCATTAGGCTATAAGCAAAAAGATGCTGAAAAAATGGCTCGTTCTGCTATGGGTGATGCAACTACAGCAGCAGAGGTAATTCGTAAAGCTTTACAAGGATCAATAAGATCGAAAAGATAA
- a CDS encoding ABC transporter permease: MKRFSFSKIMLILGLIFLYIPLIILVVFSFSNSEIINLWGGFTFDWYHEVINDEDIINATFTSLKIATITSAIATILGTIIAYAMTRFKFFRSRSFLYGLVATPLVLPDIILGVALLLMFSTLQHLIGWPHERGTTTVVIAHVTMCTAYVTIVMQSRIASVDISLEEAALDLGAGPIETFFKITLPQLIPALITSALLTFTLSIDDLVVTEFVAGSDNPTLPMYIYSTVKNGPTPEINALATIMIGIIVVGVLLGMFISAKFQKRQNG, translated from the coding sequence ATGAAAAGATTTTCATTTAGTAAGATAATGCTTATATTAGGTTTGATCTTTTTATATATTCCGCTAATAATTTTAGTGGTTTTCTCATTTAGTAATTCTGAAATTATTAATTTATGGGGTGGTTTTACTTTTGACTGGTATCATGAGGTTATTAATGATGAAGATATCATAAATGCCACTTTTACTAGCCTTAAAATAGCTACTATTACCTCTGCAATAGCTACAATATTAGGTACTATAATTGCTTATGCAATGACTAGATTTAAATTTTTTAGATCTAGAAGTTTTTTATATGGTCTTGTGGCAACACCTCTTGTATTACCAGATATTATTCTAGGGGTTGCTTTACTATTGATGTTTTCAACCTTACAACATTTAATCGGCTGGCCACATGAGCGTGGTACAACTACTGTTGTGATAGCCCATGTAACCATGTGTACCGCTTATGTAACGATAGTAATGCAATCACGTATAGCTAGTGTAGATATATCTCTAGAAGAAGCTGCTCTAGATCTAGGAGCTGGCCCTATTGAAACATTCTTTAAAATAACTCTACCACAGCTAATACCAGCACTAATTACTTCAGCACTACTTACGTTTACATTGTCTATTGATGACTTGGTTGTTACAGAGTTTGTTGCGGGTAGTGATAACCCTACTTTACCAATGTATATTTATTCAACTGTAAAAAATGGTCCTACACCTGAGATAAATGCCTTGGCTACGATCATGATTGGAATTATTGTCGTTGGTGTCCTATTAGGCATGTTTATCTCTGCTAAATTCCAAAAAAGACAAAATGGTTAA
- a CDS encoding ABC transporter permease, with product MQNLEKSFRHTLVYLVPFVWFMVFLLIPFLFVIGISFTLPADGTPPVTSLMTYKQSALHFTLYLSNYIELIHYNLIFISLLKSFKVAFITTALCILIGYPMALALSRAKKNTQIFFLVLIIIPYWTSFLLRTYAWVTLLGNHTLNQFLMDLGLPSMALLYNDFSMYLGMVYCYLPFLVLPLYSTLIKIDPSIYDAAEDLGSRPINSFFKITLPLSMPGLIAGSLLIFIPAIGEVVVPQIMGGMDSLMIGNVIWEEFFTSNNWGMAAAISVVLIVVLVLPILWMQRIQAKRTFV from the coding sequence ATGCAAAACTTAGAAAAAAGCTTTAGACATACTTTAGTGTACTTAGTTCCTTTTGTATGGTTTATGGTATTTTTACTTATACCTTTTTTATTTGTCATAGGTATCAGTTTTACATTACCAGCAGATGGCACTCCGCCAGTGACTTCATTAATGACTTATAAACAATCAGCTCTACACTTTACATTATATTTAAGTAATTATATTGAGTTGATTCATTATAATCTAATATTTATTTCGCTACTTAAATCTTTTAAAGTTGCCTTTATAACTACTGCTTTGTGTATCTTAATTGGCTACCCTATGGCTTTAGCGCTATCTAGAGCTAAAAAAAATACTCAAATCTTCTTCTTAGTCTTGATTATTATTCCATACTGGACTTCATTTTTACTTAGAACTTATGCTTGGGTGACATTATTGGGTAACCATACTCTAAATCAATTTCTAATGGATTTAGGCTTACCAAGCATGGCTTTACTTTATAATGATTTTTCGATGTATTTAGGTATGGTTTATTGCTACTTACCATTTCTAGTATTACCACTATATAGTACCCTAATTAAAATCGACCCTAGTATCTACGATGCAGCTGAGGATTTAGGTTCTAGACCGATTAATTCTTTCTTTAAGATAACACTACCATTATCAATGCCTGGACTAATTGCTGGCAGCTTGTTAATATTTATCCCGGCTATTGGAGAGGTAGTTGTGCCACAAATTATGGGGGGTATGGATTCGTTAATGATTGGTAATGTTATTTGGGAAGAGTTTTTCACCTCTAATAACTGGGGCATGGCTGCTGCGATATCTGTAGTTTTAATAGTTGTACTAGTTCTACCTATCCTATGGATGCAACGCATTCAAGCAAAGAGAACTTTTGTTTAG
- a CDS encoding ABC transporter ATP-binding protein → MQKSSKKPLVSIKNLSKQFDDGHLAVDSVNLDVYPKEFFSLLGGSGSGKSTLLRMLAGFERPTDGKIIIDGVDMSNTPPYKRPVNMMFQSYALFPHMNVKQNIMFGLKQEKSLKKEEIEKATDAALKIIKMDHLAKRKPHQLSGGQRQRVALARCLAKRPKLILLDEPLSALDKNLRDQMQFELVDIQEQTGSTFIMVTHDQEEAMTMSTRIGIMTDGWLEQVSTPSEIYEFPKSRFVANFIGKSTIFEGRVEAVSRTRSIITSEQAGTNFVLRRNIEAIEDQEIWVGLRPEKIVISKDKPEDYNPNKPVNCIKGIVEDIAYMGGLSTYHVRTANGNIIKSTDFNIERNADHPSWDDEVYLTWESENIMVLYS, encoded by the coding sequence ATGCAAAAATCTTCAAAAAAACCTTTGGTTTCTATAAAGAACCTATCTAAACAGTTTGATGATGGCCACCTAGCTGTTGATTCTGTAAATCTTGATGTCTATCCAAAAGAATTTTTTTCTTTGCTTGGCGGATCTGGAAGTGGTAAAAGTACACTACTTAGAATGCTCGCAGGATTTGAAAGACCTACTGATGGTAAGATAATTATAGATGGAGTAGATATGTCAAATACTCCACCATACAAAAGACCTGTAAACATGATGTTTCAATCTTACGCGTTATTTCCGCATATGAATGTAAAACAAAATATTATGTTTGGTTTAAAGCAAGAGAAATCTCTTAAAAAAGAAGAGATTGAGAAAGCTACAGATGCCGCTTTGAAAATTATTAAGATGGACCACCTTGCTAAAAGAAAACCTCATCAATTATCTGGTGGACAGCGTCAACGTGTAGCTTTGGCAAGATGTTTGGCAAAAAGACCAAAATTAATCTTACTTGATGAGCCATTATCAGCTTTAGATAAAAATTTGCGTGATCAAATGCAGTTTGAGCTTGTAGATATTCAAGAACAAACAGGTAGTACTTTTATAATGGTAACCCATGATCAAGAAGAAGCCATGACAATGTCGACAAGAATTGGTATTATGACTGACGGTTGGTTAGAGCAAGTAAGCACTCCTTCAGAAATTTATGAGTTCCCTAAAAGTCGATTTGTAGCCAATTTTATTGGTAAAAGTACAATTTTTGAAGGTCGTGTAGAAGCAGTAAGTAGAACTCGAAGCATTATAACTTCAGAGCAAGCTGGTACTAATTTCGTATTAAGAAGAAATATAGAAGCTATTGAAGATCAAGAAATCTGGGTTGGATTGCGACCTGAAAAGATAGTCATAAGTAAAGACAAACCTGAAGATTACAATCCTAATAAACCTGTAAATTGTATTAAAGGTATTGTTGAAGATATTGCTTATATGGGCGGCTTATCTACTTACCATGTTAGGACTGCTAATGGCAATATAATTAAGTCAACTGACTTCAATATTGAGAGAAATGCAGATCATCCTTCTTGGGATGATGAAGTATATCTCACTTGGGAATCAGAAAATATCATGGTGTTATACTCATAA
- a CDS encoding MFS transporter — translation MISYKKMPQGVLQINIIQIFSTVGYAVLMGLLNFYLTDHGGFTKTQANTLTASFFALNFLLHFLGGALGGKFFSFRGLFLVSVCLQVVSMFMIAEHNQTMIVYGMALFITGAGLNVSCLNMMLTQLFKTEDHNRRIAFSINYSCMNIGFVGSFILAGVIQSYGAYTIAFYTAAGCLALTVVLHLLNFKNVEDKDTFFHNQFSKSNARFLVAPGIILVCFLFSIFLIRHAEFGSNLVICVFILVFIYLAFIALKQEPEYRERIIAFMLLSSACMIFAFVQGMQSSALENFVEFNTNKSLFGITMEPATVNTFESLGVIIFGFMLAILSKRRLKNGTTLPPGSLITRGIGLYIIAFMMIPIGILLANKNTGTVNVIFPILLLLIVAAGEIHVNATSYALVGDLIKPIHQGIFTGYMFVNVAIGIVIAGPVSNYAIGNKLKAEDITALGTNQMYSNIFVCLTVIAAILTIIFFLISKRINKVFDNIKE, via the coding sequence ATGATTAGTTATAAAAAAATGCCACAAGGCGTATTACAGATAAATATTATTCAAATTTTCTCAACCGTTGGTTATGCGGTACTAATGGGACTACTTAATTTTTACCTTACAGATCATGGTGGTTTTACAAAAACTCAAGCAAATACTCTTACAGCAAGCTTTTTTGCCCTTAACTTTTTATTACATTTTTTAGGTGGTGCTTTAGGTGGAAAGTTTTTTAGCTTTAGAGGTCTGTTTTTAGTTAGTGTATGTCTACAGGTAGTTAGTATGTTTATGATCGCTGAACATAATCAAACTATGATAGTCTATGGCATGGCACTATTTATCACTGGTGCTGGGCTTAATGTCAGCTGTCTTAATATGATGTTAACTCAACTCTTTAAAACAGAAGATCATAACCGTAGAATTGCATTTTCTATAAACTATAGTTGTATGAATATAGGTTTTGTTGGTAGCTTTATCTTAGCTGGAGTGATACAAAGCTATGGCGCCTATACTATCGCCTTTTATACAGCTGCCGGATGCTTAGCACTAACAGTAGTTTTGCATCTACTAAATTTTAAAAACGTTGAGGATAAAGATACATTTTTCCATAATCAATTTTCAAAGTCTAATGCTCGTTTTTTAGTAGCTCCTGGAATAATCTTAGTATGCTTTTTATTTTCAATATTTCTAATCAGACATGCGGAATTTGGTAGCAACCTTGTTATATGCGTATTTATCTTAGTATTTATATATTTAGCTTTTATCGCTTTAAAACAAGAACCAGAGTATAGAGAACGCATAATTGCCTTTATGCTATTAAGTTCGGCATGTATGATTTTTGCATTTGTACAAGGTATGCAAAGCTCAGCATTAGAAAATTTTGTTGAGTTTAATACGAACAAGTCTTTATTTGGCATAACTATGGAGCCAGCAACTGTCAACACTTTTGAAAGTTTAGGTGTAATTATTTTTGGTTTCATGTTAGCAATATTGTCAAAACGAAGACTAAAAAATGGCACTACACTCCCACCAGGTAGCTTAATCACTAGAGGTATTGGCTTATATATAATAGCTTTTATGATGATACCGATCGGAATATTATTAGCCAACAAAAATACTGGTACTGTTAATGTTATCTTTCCAATACTATTACTGCTAATTGTTGCAGCTGGTGAGATCCATGTAAATGCTACTAGCTATGCTTTAGTTGGTGACTTAATCAAACCTATTCATCAGGGAATTTTTACCGGCTATATGTTTGTAAATGTGGCTATTGGTATTGTAATCGCAGGCCCTGTTTCCAATTATGCTATTGGTAACAAACTAAAAGCTGAAGATATTACTGCTTTAGGTACAAATCAAATGTACTCAAATATCTTTGTTTGCCTAACGGTTATTGCTGCTATTTTAACTATTATTTTCTTCTTAATTTCGAAAAGAATTAATAAAGTATTTGATAATATCAAAGAATAA